The Chitinispirillales bacterium ANBcel5 region CAAAACTGCTATCACAACCTGAGTACTCCATACCGGAATATCAAATACTTCAATAAAAATGAATCCATATTTGCTGTTTATAATCTTGAACTATAACCATTTACAATAAAATTAGCATTATGTAGTTTTTTCAAAATGCCGCCAAAAACATATCTGCTATACATATTTTTACTTTCCAAAAAATCGGGGTGAAAATGGAAGACAAGGACGACGAGAAGGAATTAAAACGGAAACTATTTCAAAGAATATCCAGAATAGAGAAAAATGCGCGGTCGAAGGCCATAAAGGACAGAAAACCTTTTCAGGGCCTGCAGGTCAAACCTACAGCATCCTTTTTCGATGATTCCAAAAGAAGAGAACCCGGGGAGAATAACTGGACGGGTATAGGGTTCGATGTTAATCTGTGGGTCACTATGATCTCAGTAGCTTTTTTGACTGTATTTATAGGGCTGGTACTTTCTTTTCGCCAGCCTGCAGAAGTTTTTTTTGGACGTGCGTTCGAAATAATCACCCATAATTTCGGCTGGTTTTTGATACTTACGGTAAATGTACTTATTATAGCTGCTTTCTTTTTTGCATTCAGTCGTTTTGGCAAAATTAGGATTGGGGGGAGAGATGCACAGCCTGAGTTTTCCACTCTGGCCTGGTTTTCAATGCTTTTAAGTGCAGGGATGGGTATCGGCCTGATGTTTTGGAGTGTGGGGGAGCCCATAACCCACTTCCATGTTCCATCCCCTCTGTTTGAAGCGATCGAAGCATTAACTCCCGAAGCCGCTCAGGCTGCCATGGGGGTAACGTTTTTTCATTGGGGGCTTCATCCCTGGGGCGTTTACTCGGTGGTCGCGCTGGGGCTTGCATTTTTTGCCTTTAACAGAGGGCTTCCATTAACTATACGATCAATATTTTATCCTCTTCTTGGGGAAAAGATATATGGCTTCTGGGGTGATTTAATTGATATCTTCTCAGTTCTGGCTACATTAGTTGGCCTGGCTACTTCTCTGGGACTGGGAGTTGCACAGGTAAATGCGGGGCTTAACTATCTGTTTGGTATTCAAATTACTCTATGGGTGCAAATTGTACTTATCGCTTCAATTACAGCAGTTGCCACGGGGTCGGTTATCCTGGGACTTGATGGTGGTGTAAAGAGGCTCAGTAAACTAAATATGGGGCTGGCGGCTCTTTTTATGGTATTCATTGTTATAACCGGACCAACCGTTTATGTTTTAGGAGGGTTTACTCAAAATATCGGGTATTACTTTGGAACTCTTGTACATTTGAGCTTCTGGACCGAAACATTCAGAGACACAAACTGGCAGGGGCTATGGACGGTTTTTTACTGGGCCTGGTGGATATCCTGGTCACCATTTGTAGGAATGTTTATAGCCAGGATTTCCAAAGGCAGGACTGTGAGGGAGTTTATTATAAGTGTAATGTTTATTCCGACACTCCTTTCCTTCGTGTGGATGTCTGTTTTTGGAGGATCGGCCATTTTTCTGGAAACTACCGGGGAAGCGCAAATATATGCTACCGTCACGGAGGACGTATCGACCGCCCTGTTCCAAATGCTTGCTCATTTCCCCTTGCCGTTGCTTCTCTCTTTTATTGGAATCCTATTGGTGGTAGTGTTTTTTATAACATCTTCAGATTCCGGATCATTGGTGGTTGACCATTTGACTTCAGGAGGAAAACTGAATTCACCTGTACAGCAAAGAGTATTTTGGGCTATAATGGAGGGAATCATAGCTTCTGTTCTTCTGGCTGGAGGTGGATTAACTACTCTTCAGACTGCTTCTGTTGCCACGGGGCTTCCCTTTGCCGTTATTCTTTTGTTTATTGTGTATTCGCTTTACCTTGGTCTTTCTCAGGAACATCACATAAATGAAACGGTGGAAAATGAGGTAGAAGAGTTCCTGGAGAAAGAACGCCTTACAAATATCGTTGAAGAAACGATAAAGGATGATGAAGGTGAAGAGGCTTCAGAGAACGATGAACCAGGAGATGAGTGACTATAGTTATTAGAAATTGATTACTCACTATGGTACAATCTTATGTTTGATAGCAATGTGCCAGGGTGAACTAATCAAGTGGTGGGAAGCAACGCATACAAAACCGTTTTCGAATATACCCAGATGAGGAGAATGTTTTCATGACAGGCAATATATCTAATGATGCCTCTGGCCTTGCTCATATGATATGTGAACTGTCCTTGGCGCGGGACCTTGAATCAATTATGAAAATCGTGCGAAAAACCGCGAAGAGCTTCACCGGTGCTGATGGCGCAACATTTGTTTTATGCGAGGATGATAATTGCTTTTATGCCGATGAGGAAGCAATTGAGCCTTTATGGAAAGGGCAAAGGTTTCCAAAGTCGAGCTGTATCAGTGGATGGGTGATGGAGCACAAGAAAGCGGTTGCTATCAGAGATATTTATGCCGACGACAGAATACCCCATGATGCTTACCGGCCTACTTTTGTAAAAAGTTTACTCATGGTTCCGATAAGGAGTATGGATCCCCTTGGTGCAATAGGTGTTTATTGGGCCAAAGAGCATTTGGCTTCGCCTAATGATAAGAATAATCTACAGGCTATTGCCGATGCGACCGCTATCGCGATTGAAAATGTTCGGGTGAATTCACAGTTGGAACAGCAAATAGACAATCTTACTGATGAACGTCGAAGACTTGAAGATATAATAGAAGGAACACGCGTAGGTACATGGGAATGGAATATCCAAACCGGAGAAATTATTGTCAATGATAGATGGGCCCAAATTCTTGGCTATAATCTAAAGGAATTACTTCCTGTTAGTAGAAGCTCCTGGGAAAAGGTGATTCACCCGGATGATTTTGAACTGTATAATAAGGCCTTGGAAGGCCATCTTTCAGAAAATGATAAGTACTTTGAATGTGAATACAGGGTAATGCACAAAAATGGAGACTGGATCTGGGTTTTGGATAGAGGGAAAGTTCTAAGCAGATCAGGTGATTCTACACCGTTACTTATGTATGGAACCCGTACAGAAATATCTGAACGTAAACAAATGATTGAAGCGCTGCAGAAAAACAAGGCCTTTTTACAAGCTGCGTTAGATAATAGCCACGCGGGGATTGCGATAGCGGATGCTCCTGATGGTAAATTACGTTATGTTAATAAAGCCGCAATGGATATTCGAGGTATACCGGCAAATTATTCTGTAAATAATATAACCATAGACAATTATGTTGAAAGCTGGCAAATATATCATTTCAACGGAAATCCTTACCAAAAGGATGAAGTACCTTTGGCACGAGCTATTATCTACAGTGAAACTTGCAGTAAGGAGTTTGTTATTAAACGTCCTGATGGAGAAAAAAGAATTGTGTGGGCTAATGCTGCTCCAATACTTGGAACCTCCGATAAAGTAGAGGCGGGGATAGTCGTTTTTCTCGATATAACGGAGAACAAACGCATGAGTGAGCGTCTTCGACAAGCTGAGAAAATGGAAGCAATCGGAACGCTTGCCGGGGGCATAGCTCATGATTTCAATAATATTTTAGGTGGCATCATCGGCTATGCAGATTTGTCACTGGATGATGTTGAGCCTCAAAGCAGGCTTGCTAAAAATATTCACTGCATTCTAAAGGGAGGCGAACGTGCTAAGAATCTGGTGAATCAGATACTTAACTTTAGTCGTCGTGGTAATGACGAGAAGACACCTCAGTATCTTAGTCCACTGATTAAAGAAGTTATTGAATTACTCAGGGCAAGTTTACCATCATCCATTATTATTGAAAGTAATATCAAAAAAGACACGTGTCCCATTTGGGCTAACCCTACACAAATTCATGAAATAGTGATGAACTTGTGCGCCAATGCTGCCTATGCAATGCAAAACGAAAAGGGACTTCTGGAAGTGATCCATGAGGAGAAGTCGTTTACTGAAAAAATCACCGGGAGAGCGGGGACAGTTCCTCCGGGAGTTTATTCTGTTATAACCATACGTGATAACGGATGTGGTATGGATACCGATACACTTAAGCGGGTATTTGATCCATTTTTTACCACCAAAACTCAGGGTGAAGGAACTGGAATGGGCATGGCTGTGCTCTTCGGTATAATTCAGAGTCATCGGGGAACAGTCAGAGTTGAAAGTACATTGGGAAAAGGAACTACTTTTCGTGTCTATTTGCCTAAATACAAAAAAGATGTATGTGCTTCGTGTACCCCAGAGGAAAACAGGCCTGTAAGTCAGGGAACAGGGACTGTTTTGTTTGTTGATGATGAAGAATTGATGGTGAAAATGGCTGAAGAGATGCTCAGTGATCTTGGCTATACAGTTATCACTTTTAACAACTCTTTTGAAGCCCTTGGTGCTTTTAAGAAAACCCCTGGAATGTTTGATTTGATTATAACTGATCAAACAATGCCGGTTTATCCCGGTGTTGATTTTGCCAGGGAAATCCGAAAAATTAAACCCGATATACCTATTATTTTATGTACCGGATACAGTAAGCTTGTAGATGAACAAAGTGCAATGGATGCTGGTATTGATGCGTTAATATTCAAACCGTTTAGAAAACGAAGTATTGCACAGCTAATTAGCGAGGTATTGCAGAAGAAAGGTGAATCTTAATGCCAAAGGTAATGATAATTGATGATGATGAGCTCTTTAGAGGTATGCTTTTGCAAATGATGGAACGGGAAGGCATCGATGCCGTCGGGACTTTTAATGGGAAAGAAGGGCTACAAATAATTGATTCATACCAACCAGACCTCATTATAACTGATATTGTAATGCCGGATAAAGAAGGATTGGAAACAATAATTGAACTACGCCAACATTACAAACATATTCCGATTATTGCTGTTTCCGGAGGAGGAAAAGTTCACCCGGATGTCTATCTGTCAACAGCAAAACAATTTGGTGCAAACTATGCTTTCTCCAAGCCCCTAAATAGAACCGAATTTCTTAGTGCTGTAATTAAGTGTTTAGGTAAAAGAGCTTAATGATAGGGTCAACAAAAAATATTATGAATTCAAAAGTTGTTATTTTTATTTGCATCTGTTTATCAGTAGCTTTCAATCTGTTTGCAGGTAATTGTATCGATAAAGAAACAAGTACTACAGTGACTATAAAAGGACTGTATAAAGCGCCAGAATCAGTTCATAACGGTAATACCACCATACTAAAGGGGGCTATGGATGGAGAGTATGTTGAAGTTAATGTCCAGGGAGTCATAAAGGATTTTGTACTGATTAATTTAAAATGGGATGATTGCAGCCAGGAGTTGATTGAGACAGATATTGTTCATAGAATTGATACGGTGCGCAATGAAACTGTAGTTATAAAAACCTTTATGCCTGAGGGGATACCTTCAGAGAAAATAAAGTGGAAGAATACATCGGGAAAGGAACATGAATTTATCATTCATGAAGATGGCAAGAGTAAAAACCTTTGGAAATTTCACTTGGAGTAGAACATCAATCGTTATAAAACTGGCAGAGGGCAGGGACATGTCGATAACCATTAGAAAATGAAACGGAAGATGATTACAGGCAGGTAGAAAACCTAACGCGTGAGGCTTTTTGGAATCTGTATGATCCTGGCTGTGATGAGCACTATCTGGTCCATGTTATGAGAGAACATCCAGACTTTTTGCCGGAGTATGGCTTTGTTGCAGTTGTTGATGACAGGGTTGTGGGTAACATCATGTATGCCAGATCAAAACTAATCGATGAAAATGGTTTTACCCTTACTACTTTAACATTTGGACCAGTTAGTGTACTGCCTCAATACCAAAGAAAAGGTATTGGTTCGGCTTTGATTCGTCACACAATTAAAAAGGCTGTTTCTGACAATTATAAAGCAATTGTTATAGAAGGGCATCCGCATAATTACTGTGTACATGGCTTTAAATGCTCAAAAGATTTTTCTGTTAGTGACAGTGAAGGGAAATATCCCTACAGTCTTCTGGTCCTTGAATTGGAAAAAGGTTCTCTTCAGGGGAGGCAATGGAGATACTATCCCAGTGAAGTCTACCAAATAGATACTAAGGCTGCAAAGGTGTTTGACAACACTTTTCCCAAAAAGAAAAAAGAGTATAAGTATACTCAGGAGTTGTTTTCTATTTCGAGCAGGGCTTTTGTAGGGGAGTGAATTCACCGAAAACTTAAGCAATATCCTTAAGGATACATGATATCATCTCCATATTCACTTTGATAGTATAAGAGGGGATGATAATTAATACAATGGGGCATTTTAAGCTAAAACAGTGGGAGTAATCAGTGACACTGTTCTCATTAGTTCTTTCCTTGTTCATATGCCCATTCCTTACCCTCAGCTGTTGAATTCGGATTATTAGCAATGCGCCCGGTTGTTACATGTTTCTTTCAGATGTACTCAAATCAGCATTATACAAACATACAAATTGAACACCACTATTCATTTGATTATATTATTCAGTGTAATTATCACTAAGGGATCGCTTTTAAGAGAACAGGGGTAATAGATGGAAAACCAATTTTTCAATGCACACCATTCGCCTATGGGGGCATTTGCTTCATTCACATTGGGTCATGCGGGGGCCTGCGGCGGGCTTGGAATGGAGCTGAGCGGACCTGCAAATCAAAATGTTTATATCGGGCTGCAATCAAAGGATTTTAAGACCTTTTCTATGATGCCTTTCTTTGCATCGGCAAAAAACATGAGAGAAAAATTCGACAATCAGGCACAAACTACTGACTCAAAACCAAACCAAATTCACTCTTTCCCATCTACTGCTATAAAGCGTAATTATGCTCTGTGTACAGATAAATGGCAAGCTGAAGATTTAAGCTTTGAGATCTTTTCTCCCGTCCACGCTATACCGGATCCGGACACTGCATCTCATAACGAACTAAAGAACGCTATCATACCAGCCGTTTTTGCAGAAATTACCGTAGATAACCGGGCGTGTAGTACAGAGCGCAAAGCTGTATTTGGGTTTGAAGGAAACGATCCGTATACCGCAATGCGCCAGTTAAATAAAACATCGGATAACCTCACCGGAATCGCCCAGGGCCGTCAGTATGCAATATGTACAATAGATAATAATACACAATCAGCCCAGGCGTTCTCTATTGATGAGATCTGTTTTCCCGAAACTGAAAACAACTACTCCTTTGGTCTCGGTACCACTGCTGCGCTGGTAATGACTGCTCCCGCGGGGAAAATATCTACCTGGAGGTTTGCTGTATGTTTTTACCGGGGTGGAATAGTAACCACGGGTATTGACACAGCCTACTATTATACCAAATTTTGGAACCAAATAGAGGAAGTAGCGCTCTATGGGTTATCTAATGTTGAGATGTATAAAAAAGCAGCTCTGGACGGTAACCGATTACTGGAGAACTCCACTCTTTCTGAGGAAAGAAAATTTATGACCGCTCATGCCATAAGAAGTTATTATGGAAATACAGAGCTTCTCATAAGTGAAAACAGACCTGTTTGGGTAGTAAATGAAGGTGAGTACCGAATGATAAACACCTTCGACCTTTTTGTCGATCAGCTCTTTTTTGAGATGAAGATGAATCCCTGGACTGTTCGAAATGTTCTTGACTTGTATGCTGATCCCGATAAATACAGATACCGTGATATGGTAAAACTGCCTGAATCCGAAAAAAAGTTTCCGGGTGGAGTAAGTTTTACCCATGATATGGGGGTTGCAAACTCATTTTCCCGCTTCGGGCATTCAGCCTACGAACTTGAAGGTATTGATGGGTGTTTTTCTCATATGACCCACGAACAGCTTGTTAACTGGGTGCTGTGTGCCGGGGTCTACGCACACGCTGCTTCAGATACCAAATGGGTTAATAAGCAAATACCTCTGTTAGTTGAGTGTCTTAAAAGCATGGTTAATCGTGATCACTATGATGAAAATCTCAGAGACGGGGTGATGGATCTTGATTCCGCCAGGACTGCAGGCGGTGCGGAAATTACTACCTACGATAACGTTGATTCATCTCTGGGACAGTCCAGAAGAAACACCTATCTGGCTGTAAAGTGCTGGGCAGCTTATATACTCCTTGAAAAAATGCTTAATTCAAAGCAAAAAGAGATGTCTGAGTTGGCTTCCCTGCAGGCTCATAAGTGTGCTCAGACAATTCTTAGCTATAAACAGGGCGATGAATCTATACCCGCTCTGCTTGAAAAAGGAAATAAGTCGGTTATTATTCCTATCATTGAAGGCCTGGTATTTATAGATGTTTGTTGCAGAGAGGTTCTTAGAGACTCCAGGTACAGTGAATTTGTGGAAGCGCTGGCTGCTCACTGCAGGGCTGTTCTTAAAAAGGGAGTCTGTCTGTTTGATGATTCCGGATGGAAGTTGTCTTCTACAAGTGACAATTCCTGGTTAAGCAAAATTTATCTGTGTCAATATATTACAGAGAACATCTTTGGAATGGATGCAGATATTGAGGCTGACAAGGCCCATATCGGGTGGCTGCTTAATTCTCAAAACTCATATTTTGCATTCAGCGATCAAATGAACCGGGGAAAAGTATGTGGAAGCAGGTACTATCCAAGAGGTGTAACTGCTGCTCTTTGGCTTGATTAGTGAAGAGAAAAAAAGAGAGGTGATTGTTACTTCTCTTTGCTTTCTATTCGTG contains the following coding sequences:
- a CDS encoding BCCT family transporter — translated: MEDKDDEKELKRKLFQRISRIEKNARSKAIKDRKPFQGLQVKPTASFFDDSKRREPGENNWTGIGFDVNLWVTMISVAFLTVFIGLVLSFRQPAEVFFGRAFEIITHNFGWFLILTVNVLIIAAFFFAFSRFGKIRIGGRDAQPEFSTLAWFSMLLSAGMGIGLMFWSVGEPITHFHVPSPLFEAIEALTPEAAQAAMGVTFFHWGLHPWGVYSVVALGLAFFAFNRGLPLTIRSIFYPLLGEKIYGFWGDLIDIFSVLATLVGLATSLGLGVAQVNAGLNYLFGIQITLWVQIVLIASITAVATGSVILGLDGGVKRLSKLNMGLAALFMVFIVITGPTVYVLGGFTQNIGYYFGTLVHLSFWTETFRDTNWQGLWTVFYWAWWISWSPFVGMFIARISKGRTVREFIISVMFIPTLLSFVWMSVFGGSAIFLETTGEAQIYATVTEDVSTALFQMLAHFPLPLLLSFIGILLVVVFFITSSDSGSLVVDHLTSGGKLNSPVQQRVFWAIMEGIIASVLLAGGGLTTLQTASVATGLPFAVILLFIVYSLYLGLSQEHHINETVENEVEEFLEKERLTNIVEETIKDDEGEEASENDEPGDE
- a CDS encoding PAS domain-containing protein, translating into MTGNISNDASGLAHMICELSLARDLESIMKIVRKTAKSFTGADGATFVLCEDDNCFYADEEAIEPLWKGQRFPKSSCISGWVMEHKKAVAIRDIYADDRIPHDAYRPTFVKSLLMVPIRSMDPLGAIGVYWAKEHLASPNDKNNLQAIADATAIAIENVRVNSQLEQQIDNLTDERRRLEDIIEGTRVGTWEWNIQTGEIIVNDRWAQILGYNLKELLPVSRSSWEKVIHPDDFELYNKALEGHLSENDKYFECEYRVMHKNGDWIWVLDRGKVLSRSGDSTPLLMYGTRTEISERKQMIEALQKNKAFLQAALDNSHAGIAIADAPDGKLRYVNKAAMDIRGIPANYSVNNITIDNYVESWQIYHFNGNPYQKDEVPLARAIIYSETCSKEFVIKRPDGEKRIVWANAAPILGTSDKVEAGIVVFLDITENKRMSERLRQAEKMEAIGTLAGGIAHDFNNILGGIIGYADLSLDDVEPQSRLAKNIHCILKGGERAKNLVNQILNFSRRGNDEKTPQYLSPLIKEVIELLRASLPSSIIIESNIKKDTCPIWANPTQIHEIVMNLCANAAYAMQNEKGLLEVIHEEKSFTEKITGRAGTVPPGVYSVITIRDNGCGMDTDTLKRVFDPFFTTKTQGEGTGMGMAVLFGIIQSHRGTVRVESTLGKGTTFRVYLPKYKKDVCASCTPEENRPVSQGTGTVLFVDDEELMVKMAEEMLSDLGYTVITFNNSFEALGAFKKTPGMFDLIITDQTMPVYPGVDFAREIRKIKPDIPIILCTGYSKLVDEQSAMDAGIDALIFKPFRKRSIAQLISEVLQKKGES
- a CDS encoding response regulator, with the translated sequence MPKVMIIDDDELFRGMLLQMMEREGIDAVGTFNGKEGLQIIDSYQPDLIITDIVMPDKEGLETIIELRQHYKHIPIIAVSGGGKVHPDVYLSTAKQFGANYAFSKPLNRTEFLSAVIKCLGKRA
- a CDS encoding glycoside hydrolase family 52 protein, with the translated sequence MENQFFNAHHSPMGAFASFTLGHAGACGGLGMELSGPANQNVYIGLQSKDFKTFSMMPFFASAKNMREKFDNQAQTTDSKPNQIHSFPSTAIKRNYALCTDKWQAEDLSFEIFSPVHAIPDPDTASHNELKNAIIPAVFAEITVDNRACSTERKAVFGFEGNDPYTAMRQLNKTSDNLTGIAQGRQYAICTIDNNTQSAQAFSIDEICFPETENNYSFGLGTTAALVMTAPAGKISTWRFAVCFYRGGIVTTGIDTAYYYTKFWNQIEEVALYGLSNVEMYKKAALDGNRLLENSTLSEERKFMTAHAIRSYYGNTELLISENRPVWVVNEGEYRMINTFDLFVDQLFFEMKMNPWTVRNVLDLYADPDKYRYRDMVKLPESEKKFPGGVSFTHDMGVANSFSRFGHSAYELEGIDGCFSHMTHEQLVNWVLCAGVYAHAASDTKWVNKQIPLLVECLKSMVNRDHYDENLRDGVMDLDSARTAGGAEITTYDNVDSSLGQSRRNTYLAVKCWAAYILLEKMLNSKQKEMSELASLQAHKCAQTILSYKQGDESIPALLEKGNKSVIIPIIEGLVFIDVCCREVLRDSRYSEFVEALAAHCRAVLKKGVCLFDDSGWKLSSTSDNSWLSKIYLCQYITENIFGMDADIEADKAHIGWLLNSQNSYFAFSDQMNRGKVCGSRYYPRGVTAALWLD